The following proteins are co-located in the Leptospira weilii genome:
- a CDS encoding FcpA-related putative periplasmic flagellar protein, translating to MKHSSCYFRFLTILILFFHSPFLLRSEQAPNEKKIEILIPDGSNGESNWGKDSLQFEDLDILGDASEENSKSLFEKAKENFLNSVDRFQKTNDLVNAKRKEFDQQTFEADRYEWQRKNRRENFERSLTRDLNKSRSDSIHLLVSSMNSLEKIQNPKVKDTETYRDLQANVYREYIKHQLALKNFLQAMDLLERYIQIGNKYYEDSEAQGFLANCYERAYRLSKKNRDDQAQEKYDILRKKHGLLYAEFKFGKNSADYQEFSKELFKD from the coding sequence ATGAAGCATTCTTCGTGTTACTTTAGATTTCTTACGATTTTAATTCTTTTCTTCCATTCTCCCTTTTTACTCAGAAGCGAACAAGCGCCAAACGAAAAGAAGATCGAAATTTTGATTCCGGACGGAAGCAACGGAGAATCCAATTGGGGAAAAGATTCTCTTCAATTCGAAGACCTTGACATCTTGGGAGACGCAAGCGAGGAAAATTCCAAAAGTCTTTTCGAAAAAGCGAAAGAAAATTTCCTAAACTCCGTGGATCGTTTTCAAAAAACAAACGATCTTGTAAATGCGAAACGAAAAGAATTCGACCAACAAACCTTCGAAGCGGATCGTTACGAATGGCAAAGAAAAAATCGCCGCGAAAATTTTGAAAGATCCCTCACAAGAGACTTAAACAAATCCAGATCGGACTCCATTCATCTTTTAGTTTCCTCGATGAATTCTTTGGAAAAAATCCAAAATCCGAAGGTCAAGGATACCGAAACGTATCGAGATCTACAGGCAAACGTCTATAGAGAATACATCAAACATCAACTTGCCTTAAAAAATTTTCTACAAGCCATGGATCTTTTGGAAAGATATATTCAAATCGGAAACAAATATTACGAAGACTCGGAAGCCCAGGGTTTTCTTGCAAATTGTTACGAAAGAGCGTACCGCCTTTCCAAAAAAAATCGGGACGATCAAGCCCAGGAAAAATACGATATTCTACGGAAAAAACACGGACTCTTATACGCGGAATTTAAATTCGGAAAGAATTCCGCGGATTATCAGGAATTTTCCAAAGAACTTTTCAAAGACTAA
- a CDS encoding methylglyoxal synthase translates to MKEASVPATKRIALVAHDNRKEDLVSWVKAHREILSKHRLFGTGTTGKLISEETGLPVTRFLSGPLGGDQQIGAKIAEGELDIVIFFWDPLTAQPHDPDVKALLRIAVLYNVPMACNRSTADYMISSPQFTISYEKVLLNFELLCES, encoded by the coding sequence ATGAAAGAAGCTTCGGTACCAGCAACTAAGAGGATCGCACTCGTTGCGCACGATAATCGCAAAGAGGATTTGGTATCCTGGGTCAAAGCCCACAGGGAAATCCTTTCTAAACATCGTCTATTCGGAACGGGGACGACGGGAAAATTGATAAGCGAAGAAACGGGACTTCCGGTTACCAGATTTCTTTCCGGACCGTTGGGAGGGGATCAGCAGATCGGAGCTAAAATTGCGGAAGGGGAGTTGGATATCGTTATCTTCTTTTGGGATCCGCTTACCGCTCAACCTCATGATCCGGACGTAAAGGCCCTACTCAGGATCGCGGTGCTTTATAATGTGCCCATGGCTTGTAATCGTTCCACGGCTGATTATATGATTAGTTCTCCTCAATTCACGATATCCTACGAAAAAGTTCTTCTGAACTTTGAATTGTTGTGTGAAAGTTAA
- a CDS encoding transposase translates to MTRIKRYSEAFKRKVIDEIENGKYNQNQAMKYYGIQGSVTIRGWIKKYGKNHLIGKIVRVETLNELNRLKEAEKRIRELEKALSHVTIENVLYKSLVKVAERDLKIDLKKTMVILYPRSRKNFRETEY, encoded by the coding sequence ATGACAAGAATCAAACGTTACAGCGAAGCATTCAAAAGGAAAGTGATCGATGAAATAGAGAATGGCAAATACAACCAGAACCAGGCAATGAAATACTACGGAATTCAAGGTTCAGTGACAATTCGAGGCTGGATAAAAAAGTATGGCAAGAATCATCTGATAGGTAAAATAGTGAGAGTGGAAACCTTGAATGAATTGAACCGTCTCAAAGAGGCAGAGAAAAGGATACGAGAATTAGAAAAGGCGTTATCGCATGTGACGATAGAGAATGTTCTTTACAAGAGTTTAGTGAAGGTTGCGGAGAGAGATTTAAAGATAGATCTAAAAAAAACTATGGTCATCTTGTATCCAAGAAGCCGAAAGAACTTTAGAGAAACTGAATATTAG
- a CDS encoding sigma-70 family RNA polymerase sigma factor, with amino-acid sequence MQQKTDLDRIFINSYLEYKNSGNSKALIEQVYFWIRRIAVRKCSLSEDGRNEVLLKFIQKMEYFSELYETRGFKNFSAYAIVFLKHLILNQWKKEIQSLKTEPLFLEPDSLPGSVVYEPDYRTELSQDRIFLQEILRTFDPRGVLILKLKHNLSLERKEILLLKSILSVSGNSVQDFLKERMEKRFAARSQELALLERMEVSHQILFSKRENAASFSSKTKQKLRKKLLRVETIYTYDEISRWFGWKHSVIKRLYLQTMNSLKNSRKDLKFVAFPNEKKKSA; translated from the coding sequence ATGCAACAAAAAACTGATTTGGATCGTATATTCATAAATTCTTATTTAGAATACAAAAACTCCGGCAATTCGAAAGCTTTGATAGAGCAAGTTTACTTTTGGATTCGTAGAATCGCGGTTCGTAAATGTTCTTTAAGCGAGGATGGACGGAACGAGGTTTTGCTCAAGTTCATTCAGAAAATGGAATATTTTTCAGAACTTTACGAAACCCGAGGATTCAAAAATTTTTCCGCGTATGCTATCGTATTTTTAAAGCATCTCATATTGAATCAGTGGAAAAAGGAAATTCAATCTTTAAAAACGGAACCGCTCTTTCTGGAACCGGATAGTTTGCCTGGATCGGTCGTTTACGAACCCGACTATAGAACGGAGCTCTCTCAAGATAGGATTTTCCTACAAGAAATTTTACGAACTTTTGACCCAAGAGGCGTTCTTATACTCAAACTCAAACACAATTTGTCTTTGGAAAGAAAGGAGATTCTACTTTTGAAAAGTATTCTTTCCGTATCCGGAAATTCGGTTCAGGATTTTTTAAAGGAAAGAATGGAGAAAAGATTTGCGGCCCGAAGCCAAGAATTGGCCCTTTTGGAAAGGATGGAAGTGTCTCATCAAATTCTTTTCTCCAAACGGGAAAACGCCGCGAGTTTTTCTTCCAAGACAAAACAAAAACTTAGGAAAAAACTTTTGAGAGTCGAAACGATTTATACGTACGATGAAATTTCTCGTTGGTTCGGCTGGAAGCATTCCGTAATCAAAAGATTATATCTACAAACTATGAATTCTTTGAAAAATTCTCGCAAAGATTTGAAGTTTGTCGCATTTCCGAATGAGAAAAAAAAGTCTGCGTAA
- a CDS encoding universal stress protein: MQRFIKKILVPVDGSESSKKALEVAIAIAKAANANLTILEVIEEFGPLPGYYEKAPEGKDRVKWISEQRFEKIHSPLDESPDLKWDRLVLEGYPADTIVETATKGNYDMIVIGSRGLSAVGRFLVGSVSDRIVHHATCSVTVVR, from the coding sequence ATGCAAAGATTCATCAAAAAAATCTTAGTCCCCGTAGACGGTTCGGAGAGTTCCAAAAAGGCTCTGGAAGTGGCAATCGCAATCGCAAAAGCGGCAAACGCGAATCTTACGATTTTAGAAGTTATCGAAGAATTCGGTCCTCTTCCCGGTTATTACGAAAAAGCTCCCGAAGGAAAGGATAGAGTGAAATGGATTTCGGAACAAAGATTCGAAAAGATTCATTCTCCTTTGGATGAGTCCCCCGATCTCAAATGGGATCGTCTGGTTCTGGAAGGTTATCCCGCGGACACGATCGTAGAAACAGCTACAAAAGGAAATTATGATATGATTGTAATCGGTTCGAGAGGTCTTTCCGCGGTGGGAAGATTTTTAGTGGGTTCGGTTTCGGATCGAATCGTCCATCACGCGACTTGTTCGGTTACGGTCGTTCGCTAA
- a CDS encoding SelL-related redox protein gives MKFLPESFEMREAVGIHLRNKTILPCLPPRLSLLVFLRHSGCIFSREAIADLKEIFETCLSFPPILFFFPGNLGDCERFFEGVWKDACVVSDPETEFYQDLELKTANIVQLASPEVLIGTARAALKGHFYGIPGSNTLQMPGAFLVVRDRIVWEHKYRHIGDHPDWKNLPGVTLLPGPEFNPGVLPA, from the coding sequence ATGAAGTTTCTTCCGGAAAGTTTCGAAATGAGAGAAGCGGTCGGAATTCATCTGAGAAACAAGACAATTCTACCTTGTTTACCACCTCGTCTCAGTCTTTTGGTATTTTTAAGACATTCGGGATGTATCTTCAGTCGGGAGGCGATTGCCGATTTGAAGGAAATTTTCGAAACCTGCCTTTCTTTTCCGCCGATTCTGTTTTTTTTTCCGGGAAATTTAGGAGACTGTGAAAGATTCTTTGAAGGAGTTTGGAAAGACGCTTGTGTCGTTTCCGATCCCGAAACGGAATTCTATCAAGACTTGGAACTAAAAACCGCCAACATAGTTCAACTTGCGAGTCCCGAAGTATTGATAGGAACTGCAAGAGCCGCGTTAAAAGGACATTTTTACGGAATCCCTGGAAGCAACACATTGCAGATGCCCGGAGCGTTTCTTGTGGTTCGGGATCGTATCGTGTGGGAACATAAATATAGACATATCGGAGATCATCCCGATTGGAAAAATCTACCGGGGGTCACACTTTTACCGGGACCGGAATTCAATCCCGGTGTTTTACCGGCTTAA
- a CDS encoding TerC family protein produces the protein MELLTLDKIVAILTLTLMEIVLGIDNIVFLSIVSGKLPKNRQNQARNLGLTLALGFRIGLLFAVSWIASLTAPLTTIADFAISGRDLIMLGGGLFLIAKSTSEIHGKVEGIEEEKPKKERVSFWGVILQLILLDIIFSVDSIVTAVGLSGQFQVMVAAVILSMIVMLVFSGTVSDFINEHPTMKVLALSFLIMIGAMLFADGLHFHIPKGYVYFSMAFSLGVELINMRIRKANAK, from the coding sequence ATGGAACTACTCACACTCGATAAAATTGTCGCAATTTTGACCCTTACCCTGATGGAAATCGTTCTAGGAATCGATAATATTGTTTTTCTTTCGATCGTTTCCGGTAAACTTCCCAAAAATAGACAAAACCAAGCAAGAAATCTCGGTCTCACGTTGGCTCTGGGATTTAGAATCGGTTTGTTATTTGCAGTTAGTTGGATCGCATCCCTGACGGCTCCTCTTACCACTATCGCCGATTTTGCAATTTCAGGCAGGGACTTGATCATGTTGGGGGGAGGTTTGTTTTTAATCGCAAAAAGTACGAGTGAAATCCACGGTAAAGTGGAAGGGATCGAAGAGGAAAAGCCCAAAAAGGAAAGAGTTTCTTTCTGGGGAGTAATCCTTCAATTGATTCTTCTCGATATAATTTTTTCCGTGGATTCGATCGTGACCGCGGTCGGTCTCTCCGGCCAGTTTCAAGTGATGGTAGCGGCTGTTATTCTTTCGATGATCGTTATGCTTGTTTTTTCCGGAACGGTCAGCGATTTCATCAACGAACATCCTACGATGAAAGTTTTGGCGCTTTCATTTCTGATCATGATAGGCGCGATGTTATTTGCGGACGGGCTTCACTTTCACATTCCGAAAGGATACGTGTATTTTTCCATGGCCTTTTCACTTGGTGTGGAATTGATCAATATGAGAATTCGCAAGGCAAACGCTAAGTGA